One Triticum dicoccoides isolate Atlit2015 ecotype Zavitan chromosome 5B, WEW_v2.0, whole genome shotgun sequence genomic window carries:
- the LOC119308956 gene encoding uncharacterized protein LOC119308956, with the protein MPSWNDEETSSEEECEVVSMDMGLMEEPDTTVEPLFCGQLELAHPKCILHQLRPIKRVAFEGPVIGRRFYGCPVQENGVNYGVVEWVDGPWPTILQRCLCKLWEMFHEQNIGRVQDKEKFEKELARLKSEHDRELAKLRTENDKLCIEYTKLVDDVSKMFDWQDGRVDKQVYQKQVQEEELEKKKKELEEKAMLEVQMEKLKLAKEQRCILQSQADIIKNTRKAMKDVQVDRDVLKKEKDKLELVVAELLKDGYGSKEKLEQIKAILES; encoded by the exons ATGCCTTCCTGGAACGACGAGGAAACCAGCTCGGAGGAGGAGTGCGAGGTTGTCAGCATGGACATGGGACTTATG GAGGAACCAGACACCACTGTGGAGCCCCTTTTCTGTGGCCAACTTGAGCTTGCTCATCCCAAGTGCATTCTGCACCAACTGAGGCCTATTAAGCGTGTTGCTTTTGAAGGGCCTGTAATAGGAAGGCGTTTCTATGGCTGCCCAGTCCAG GAAAATGGTGTGAATTATGGTGTTGTAGAGTGGGTTGATGGGCCTTGGCCAACTATTCTTCAGAGATGTTTGTGCAAGCTATGGGAGATGTTCCATGAGCAGAACATTGGAAGGGTACAGGACAAGGAGAAGTTTGAGAAGGAGTTGGCCAGGCTTAAGAGTGAACATGATAGGGAGTTGGCCAAGCTTAGGACTGAAAATGACAAGCTTTGCATTGAGTACACCaagcttgttgatgatgtatccaagATGTTTGATTGGCAGGATGGTAGGGTGGACAAGCAGGTGTACCAGAAACAAGTGCAGGAGGAAGaacttgagaagaagaagaaggagctagAGGAGAAAGCTATGTTGGAGGTGCAGATGGAAAAGCTCAAACTTGCAAAAGAGCAAAGGTGCATTTTGCAGAGCCAAGCTGATATCATCAAGAACACCAGGAAGGCTATGAAGGATGTTCAAGTTGACAGAGATGTTCTTAAGAAGGAGAAGGACAAGCTTGAGCTTGTTGTTGCTGAGCTGCTGAAAGATGGCTATGGCAGCAAGGAGAAGTTAGAGCAAATCAAGGCCATCCTTGAGTCTTGA
- the LOC119305063 gene encoding uncharacterized protein LOC119305063, giving the protein MLLEIFGSGMRLTLNNDRVLRLLFGDRSAYASFVLASNIAVQGVNNWGRPNWLCVLPYGMNRSEMKGRTKQVLVGHASYPVSEANILKKTTHRDGSIYKINYGFLKLWHLTQRDETQLEPMMFSNPTNCFPDRDRCMVHDATEMMQIFSLKLEKASTNIGLVQLYGYIAVRDCHDSLLNYVFNRSRDDPIIVEQGSLIEMTGPKRGITMVAPALVEFDMRIKKGKQEDDLQLIDGAMEYHDLVTPEYPFTDRINGDCGVVDITVALVRWAFEATIDVVISKVQCGFDLSLSSCVSLMDGLHEIQLFRGSVVESCRLRRYVIAVKKDTWMHLKFKVGQRSSKNDLDHHCSFKAKKHGYNYQQIMLELASISVKVTWSNLQR; this is encoded by the exons ATGCTGCTGGAGATTTTTGGATCTGGAATgagactaacactgaataatgaccGGGTTCTAAGATTGCTCTTTGGTGACCGATCTGCTTATGCATCCTTTGTCCTGGCAAGCAACATTGCAGTACAAGGAGTGAATAATTGGGGCAGGCCAAATTGGCTCTGCGTCCTCCCTTAT GGGATGAACAGATCAGAGATGAAGGGGCGAACGAAGCAAGTCCTTGTTGGCCATGCCTCTTATCCTGTATCTGAAGCCAACATCCTTAAGAAAACCACCCATCGGGATGGTTCTATATACAAGATAAACTATGGTTTTCTAAAGCTATGGCATCTTACTCAACGTGATGAGA CACAACTAGAGCCAATGATGTTCTCGAATCCCACGAATTGTTTCCCGGATAGGGATAGATGCATGGtacatgatgcaactgaaatgatGCAGATTTTCTCACTGAAATTGGAAAAAGCTAGTACCAACATCGGCTTGGTACAACTATATGGATACATAGCAGTGCGTGATTGTCATGATTCATTGCTTAATTATGTCTTCAATCGTAgtagagatgatcccatcattgtgGAACAG GGTTCTCTTATTGAGATGACCGGCCCTAAGAGAGGCATCACAATGGTAGCCCCTGCTCTAGTTGAGTTTGACATGAGGATCAAGAAAGGAAAGCAAGAAGATGATCTACAACTAATTGATGGTGCAATGGAGTACCACGATCTAGTCACACCTGAGTACCCATTCACGGATCGGATTAATGGCGATTGTGGCGTGGTTGACATCACTGTAGCCCTCGTTCGCTGGGCATTTGAGGCCACAATAGATGTTGTCATATCAAAAGTGCAGTGTGGATTTGATTTATCTCTCAGTTCGTGTGTTTCCCTTATGGATGGTTTACATGAGATTCAACTCTTTCGTGGTAGTGTTGTTGAGTCATGTCGCTTAAGAAGATATGTGATTGCTGTAAAGAAGGATACTTGGATGCATTTGAAGTTCAAGGTAGGTCAGAGAAGTAGTAAAAATGATCTTGATCACCATTGTTCCTTCAAAGCAAAAAAACATGGGTACAACTATCAGCAAATCATGCTTGAGCTTGCCTCCATCTCAGTGAAGGTTACTTGGTCGAACTTGCAAAGGTAA